DNA sequence from the Paramormyrops kingsleyae isolate MSU_618 chromosome 14, PKINGS_0.4, whole genome shotgun sequence genome:
TTTGCTAAAAGGGCTTTTAAAGGCATCCATTTAACAGTCAATCGTTAACTCTGGCAGCGGCTGGTGGTTTATGGAATGTGACATCTGCAGTTCCTCCAGCGGCACACAAAAGGGAGGGTCAGTGTATCTTGCTTTTGGTCCCCCGGCCCCGGacagccagcagcagcagcagtcccAGGAACACCGCCGCAGGGCAACACATGTAGAGAGGCTGCTGCAGCTTCAGCAAGGTGAATATAGCCACTACAAAGCAGTGTGCATGGGTGTGTTAGCAGAGACCGAAATGCAGCCAAAATGACCCGTTTCCCCACCCCAATATTTACTATTCATAATTTGTTCAACTGTTCTTTGTTCTAGCTGTGTTATCCTCTGCAGACACTGATAATGGCATCTCACCCATATCGTTACTTGCTATGCAGATTGATCTGGATATAAGTTTTTACCATTTACCTCATAAGTAAGCTTACCTGTGAGTTGTCATTTTCTAAATGTTGgtcaaaaaataaatcagtcatATTACCTTTCTTGCCATATTGCTGTTTTATAAATCGGAATTATACATTAAATTAAAGGGGAAAACACAAGGACCAGAGCACAAGCATATGATCGCTACACAAACACAGTGCATCTATCCAACTGCGAACTTCTGAGCTGCCCACTATAACGCCTCAGGGAGAGACCGATGCTGCATACATCAGCTTGCGGTCTTGTTTCCTCACCCATCATGACCACGGAGAGAACAAGATTGCTGATCTCCTGCAAAATCCTGGGCCCGAAAGCCAGCAAAGCTCCGGCTACAAGCTCCAGCCAGCCAGTGACGATCAGGTACTGCTCAGGCTCGAGATGGAGGCCCACTATCCGCAGGGGGAATACGGCCGAGAACTCCACAAACTGGGCGCGCTGGATGGAAGATGCGCAGATTATCACATTAACCGAAATAAATGCGAATATGCTTCTAAACCATTACGTGTGTATGATATtcaatatttcattttgttaattatttgtgaaatatatatatatatatataaaaaatattgtaGATAAACGTTCAAATTTACAATAATATCGTTGAAATCTGGGGATACCGGTGATAAAAGATAAAGTACGGACACCAAGCGAAAACGGCCTGGATTTTGGTGCATTCTTCACGACAAACACAAGCAGCAGGGCGCTTTCCAGCAGCGGatacaaaataatattttaaaatatgaattaatatttaaaaacattcagTATCACGTAGGTTAATATTTTAGTTTTACGTAAAACATCATTAACATTTATAGCTTACGCACCTGAAAACGTGAATGTCTGACAAACTCCCGGTTTAAAAAGCGCGCTCGGCGTACGTCTCCGGACTCAAACCGCGTCGTTTGCTGCGACCATCCGATCGGCTTCTTACAGTAAAAGGTTTATATATGCATGAACACTCACCATGTGCATGTAGATGTCCTCCGATATCTTATCGGTTAGTTTCACTACACCTGCAAGCACAAACAAAAGTCCCAGCAGTATACGCAAAAGTGTGAAAACCAGCGCCATTATAGAAATGACAATATG
Encoded proteins:
- the LOC111838768 gene encoding transmembrane protein 35B gives rise to the protein MALVFTLLRILLGLLFVLAGVVKLTDKISEDIYMHMRAQFVEFSAVFPLRIVGLHLEPEQYLIVTGWLELVAGALLAFGPRILQEISNLVLSVVMMVAIFTLLKLQQPLYMCCPAAVFLGLLLLLAVRGRGTKSKIH